Proteins encoded within one genomic window of Brassica rapa cultivar Chiifu-401-42 chromosome A09, CAAS_Brap_v3.01, whole genome shotgun sequence:
- the LOC103843706 gene encoding methylcrotonoyl-CoA carboxylase subunit alpha, mitochondrial isoform X3 yields the protein MSMTIWALRRDVRRKSYSILVRYISGSSSSGRSSVKPNEQCIEKVLVANRGEIACRIMRTAKRLGIQTVAVYSDADRDSLHVKSADEAVRIGPPPARLSYLSAAAIMEAAARTGAQAIHPGYGFLSESSDFAQLCEDSGLTFIGPPASAIRDMGDKSASKRIMGAAGVPLVPGYHGHEQDIDHMKSEAGKIGYPIIIKPTHGGGGKGMRIVQSEKDFADSFLGAQREAAASFGVNTILLEKYITRPRHIEVQVFGDKHGNVLHLYERDCSVQRRHQKIIEEAPAPNISEKFRASLGQAAVSAARAVGYYNAGTVEFIVDTESDQFYFMEMNTRLQVEHPVTEMIVGQDLVEWQIRVANGEPLPISQAEVPLLGHAFEARIYAENVPKGFLPATGVLNHYRPVAVSSSVRVETGVEQGDTVSMHYDPMIAKLVVSGGNRGEALVKLKDCLSNFQVAGVPTNINFLQKLASHKEFAVGNVETHFIEHHRTDLFADESNPAAAEMAYKAAKHSAALVAACVSAIEHSSWNESNHGKLPSIWHSHPPFRVHHEAKQTIELEWDNECEGTGSNLVSLGVINQPDGSYLIQEGSDSPSLEVRVTRAGGNCDFRVEAAGLSMNVTIAAYLKDGYKHIHIWRGSEHHQFKQKVGIEFSGDEEGVQHRTSSETSSHPPGTVVAPMAGLVVKVLVENEAKVDQGQPVLVMEAMKMEHVVKAPSSGSIQDLKVKAGQQVSDGSALFRIKG from the exons ATGTCGATGACGATATGGGCACTTCGCCGTGACgttcgccggaaaagttactCGATCCTCGTCAGATACATCTCCGGCTCTTCATCTTCTGGAAGATCTTCGGTCAAGCCTAATGAGCAGTGTATCGAGAAGGTTCTAGTGGCGAACAGAGGCGAGATCGCTTGCCGGATCATGAGAACTGCGAAGCGTCTAGGGATTCAGACCGTCGCTGTTTACAGCGACGCTGACAGAGACTCTCTCCACGTGAAATCTGCCGACGAGGCCGTACGAATCGGCCCTCCTCCGGCTCGGCTCAGTTACCTCAGCGCCGCCGCTATCATGGAGGCAGCGGCTCGAACCGGCGCACAG gCAATACACCCTGGCTACGGGTTCTTGTCGGAAAGTTCGGACTTTGCTCAGCTCTGTGAAGATTCGGGACTAACATTCATTGGACCTCCAGCATCTGCAATTAGAGACATGGGTGATAAAAG TGCATCCAAGAGAATAATGGGGGCTGCTGGAGTTCCTCTCGTGCCTGGGTATCATGGCCATGAGCAAGATATTGATCATATGAAGTCAGAAGCGGGAAAGATTGGATACCCTATTATAATCAAACCAACACATGGAGGTGGGGGAAAG GGAATGAGGATAGTGCAAAGTGAGAAGGATTTTGCTGACTCGTTTTTGGGGGCTCAACGTGAGGCTGCTGCTTCTTTTGGCGTTAACACAATTCTTCTCGAGAAATACATCACTCGACCGAGGCATATAGAAGTCCAG GTATTTGGTGACAAACATGGGAATGTTCTTCATCTTTACGAAAGGGATTGCAGTGTACAAAGAAGACACCAAAAGATTATTGAAGAAGCTCCTGCG CCTAATATATCTGAAAAGTTCCGGGCTAGCTTAGGCCAAGCTGCTGTCTCTGCTGCACGG GCAGTTGGATATTACAATGCTGGGACGGTGGAGTTCATAGTTGACACTGAGTCtgatcaattttattttatggagATGAACACCCGTCTCCAG GTTGAGCATCCTGTAACTGAGATGATTGTTGGTCAAGATCTTGTGGAATGGCAGATTCGTGTTGCCAATGGGGAACCTCTCCCCATTAGCCAAGCCGAGGTGCCATTGTTAG GTCATGCCTTTGAGGCGAGGATATATGCTGAAAATGTTCCAAAGGGATTTCTTCCTGCAACTGGAGTCCTCAATCATTATCGCCCTGTTGCAGTCTCATCATCAG TTCGGGTGGAAACTGGAGTTGAGCAAGGAGACACTGTTAGCATGCACTATGATCCTATGATTGCAAAGCTTGTTGTATCTGGAGGCAATCGCGGCGAAGCTTTAGTGAAACTTAAGGACTGCTTGTCTAACTTTCAG GTAGCAGGTGTACCTACAAACATAAATTTCCTTCAAAAACTTGCTAGTCACAAAGAGTTTGCAGTGGGCAACGTAGAAACTCATTTTATAGAGCACCATAGAACCGATCTATTCGCTGATGAAAGCAATCCAGCTGCAGCGGAAATGGCATACAAGGCAGCTAAGCATAGTGCAGCTTTGGTAGCTGCTTGTGTATCCGCAATCGAGCATTCTTCTTGGAATGAAAGTAACCATG GGAAGCTTCCATCAATATGGCATTCTCATCCTCCTTTTAGAGTCCATCATGAAGCCAAGCAAACGATTGAGCTTGAGTGGGACAACGAATGCGAGGGAACTGGCTCGAACCTTGTATCACTCGGCGTAATAAATCAACCAGATGGAAGCTATCTCATACAGGAAGGCAGTGATTCTCCAAGTTTAGAAGTCAGAGTAACTCGAGCAGGAGGAAACTGCGATTTTAGAGTTGAAGCGGCCGGGTTGAGCATGAACGTTACTATAGCCGCGTACTTGAAG GATGGTTATAAACACATCCATATATGGCGCGGTTCAGAACACCACCAGTTCAAGCAGAAGGTTGGGATTGAATTCTCTGGAGATGAAGAAGGTGTCCAACACAGAACGAGCTCAGAAACATCATCACACCCTCCAGGAACCGTTGTGGCCCCCATGGCTGGTTTGGTAGTGAAGGTCCTGGTCGAAAACGAAGCCAAAGTAGATCAAGGTCAACCAGTATTAGTCATGGAGGCAATGAAGATGGAG CATGTTGTGAAAGCACCGTCTTCTGGAAGCATACAGGACCTCAAAGTTAAAGCAGGCCAACAGGTTTCAGATGGAAGTGCTCTATTCAGGATCAAAGGTTAG
- the LOC103843706 gene encoding methylcrotonoyl-CoA carboxylase subunit alpha, mitochondrial isoform X2 → MSMTIWALRRDVRRKSYSILVRYISGSSSSGRSSVKPNEQCIEKVLVANRGEIACRIMRTAKRLGIQTVAVYSDADRDSLHVKSADEAVRIGPPPARLSYLSAAAIMEAAARTGAQAIHPGYGFLSESSDFAQLCEDSGLTFIGPPASAIRDMGDKSASKRIMGAAGVPLVPGYHGHEQDIDHMKSEAGKIGYPIIIKPTHGGGGKGMRIVQSEKDFADSFLGAQREAAASFGVNTILLEKYITRPRHIEVQVFGDKHGNVLHLYERDCSVQRRHQKIIEEAPAPNISEKFRASLGQAAVSAARAVGYYNAGTVEFIVDTESDQFYFMEMNTRLQVEHPVTEMIVGQDLVEWQIRVANGEPLPISQAEVPLLGHAFEARIYAENVPKGFLPATGVLNHYRPVAVSSSVRVETGVEQGDTVSMHYDPMIAKLVVSGGNRGEALVKLKDCLSNFQVAGVPTNINFLQKLASHKEFAVGNVETHFIEHHRTDLFADESNPAAAEMAYKAAKHSAALVAACVSAIEHSSWNESNHGKLPSIWHSHPPFRVHHEAKQTIELEWDNECEGTGSNLVSLGVINQPDGSYLIQEGSDSPSLEVRVTRAGGNCDFRVEAAGLSMNVTIAAYLKDGYKHIHIWRGSEHHQFKQKVGIEFSGDEEGVQHRTSSETSSHPPGTVVAPMAGLVVKVLVENEAKVDQGQPVLVMEAMKMEHVVKAPSSGSIQDLKVKAGQQVSDGSALFRIKG, encoded by the exons ATGTCGATGACGATATGGGCACTTCGCCGTGACgttcgccggaaaagttactCGATCCTCGTCAGATACATCTCCGGCTCTTCATCTTCTGGAAGATCTTCGGTCAAGCCTAATGAGCAGTGTATCGAGAAGGTTCTAGTGGCGAACAGAGGCGAGATCGCTTGCCGGATCATGAGAACTGCGAAGCGTCTAGGGATTCAGACCGTCGCTGTTTACAGCGACGCTGACAGAGACTCTCTCCACGTGAAATCTGCCGACGAGGCCGTACGAATCGGCCCTCCTCCGGCTCGGCTCAGTTACCTCAGCGCCGCCGCTATCATGGAGGCAGCGGCTCGAACCGGCGCACAG gCAATACACCCTGGCTACGGGTTCTTGTCGGAAAGTTCGGACTTTGCTCAGCTCTGTGAAGATTCGGGACTAACATTCATTGGACCTCCAGCATCTGCAATTAGAGACATGGGTGATAAAAG TGCATCCAAGAGAATAATGGGGGCTGCTGGAGTTCCTCTCGTGCCTGGGTATCATGGCCATGAGCAAGATATTGATCATATGAAGTCAGAAGCGGGAAAGATTGGATACCCTATTATAATCAAACCAACACATGGAGGTGGGGGAAAG GGAATGAGGATAGTGCAAAGTGAGAAGGATTTTGCTGACTCGTTTTTGGGGGCTCAACGTGAGGCTGCTGCTTCTTTTGGCGTTAACACAATTCTTCTCGAGAAATACATCACTCGACCGAGGCATATAGAAGTCCAG GTATTTGGTGACAAACATGGGAATGTTCTTCATCTTTACGAAAGGGATTGCAGTGTACAAAGAAGACACCAAAAGATTATTGAAGAAGCTCCTGCG CCTAATATATCTGAAAAGTTCCGGGCTAGCTTAGGCCAAGCTGCTGTCTCTGCTGCACGG GCAGTTGGATATTACAATGCTGGGACGGTGGAGTTCATAGTTGACACTGAGTCtgatcaattttattttatggagATGAACACCCGTCTCCAG GTTGAGCATCCTGTAACTGAGATGATTGTTGGTCAAGATCTTGTGGAATGGCAGATTCGTGTTGCCAATGGGGAACCTCTCCCCATTAGCCAAGCCGAGGTGCCATTGTTAG GTCATGCCTTTGAGGCGAGGATATATGCTGAAAATGTTCCAAAGGGATTTCTTCCTGCAACTGGAGTCCTCAATCATTATCGCCCTGTTGCAGTCTCATCATCAG TTCGGGTGGAAACTGGAGTTGAGCAAGGAGACACTGTTAGCATGCACTATGATCCTATGATTGCAAAGCTTGTTGTATCTGGAGGCAATCGCGGCGAAGCTTTAGTGAAACTTAAGGACTGCTTGTCTAACTTTCAG GTAGCAGGTGTACCTACAAACATAAATTTCCTTCAAAAACTTGCTAGTCACAAAGAGTTTGCAGTGGGCAACGTAGAAACTCATTTTATAGAGCACCATAGAACCGATCTATTCGCTGATGAAAGCAATCCAGCTGCAGCGGAAATGGCATACAAGGCAGCTAAGCATAGTGCAGCTTTGGTAGCTGCTTGTGTATCCGCAATCGAGCATTCTTCTTGGAATGAAAGTAACCATG GGAAGCTTCCATCAATATGGCATTCTCATCCTCCTTTTAGAGTCCATCATGAAGCCAAGCAAACGATTGAGCTTGAGTGGGACAACGAATGCGAGGGAACTGGCTCGAACCTTGTATCACTCGGCGTAATAAATCAACCAGATGGAAGCTATCTCATACAGGAAGGCAGTGATTCTCCAAGTTTAGAAGTCAGAGTAACTCGAGCAGGAGGAAACTGCGATTTTAGAGTTGAAGCGGCCGGGTTGAGCATGAACGTTACTATAGCCGCGTACTTGAAG GATGGTTATAAACACATCCATATATGGCGCGGTTCAGAACACCACCAGTTCAAGCAGAAGGTTGGGATTGAATTCTCTGGAGATGAAGAAGGTGTCCAACACAGAACGAGCTCAGAAACATCATCACACCCTCCAGGAACCGTTGTGGCCCCCATGGCTGGTTTGGTAGTGAAGGTCCTGGTCGAAAACGAAGCCAAAGTAGATCAAGGTCAACCAGTATTAGTCATGGAGGCAATGAAGATGGAG CATGTTGTGAAAGCACCGTCTTCTGGAAGCATACAGGACCTCAAAGTTAAAGCAGGCCAACAGGTTTCAGATGGAAGTGCTCTATTCAGGATCAAAG GGTAA
- the LOC103843706 gene encoding methylcrotonoyl-CoA carboxylase subunit alpha, mitochondrial isoform X1, producing MSMTIWALRRDVRRKSYSILVRYISGSSSSGRSSVKPNEQCIEKVLVANRGEIACRIMRTAKRLGIQTVAVYSDADRDSLHVKSADEAVRIGPPPARLSYLSAAAIMEAAARTGAQAIHPGYGFLSESSDFAQLCEDSGLTFIGPPASAIRDMGDKSASKRIMGAAGVPLVPGYHGHEQDIDHMKSEAGKIGYPIIIKPTHGGGGKGMRIVQSEKDFADSFLGAQREAAASFGVNTILLEKYITRPRHIEVQVFGDKHGNVLHLYERDCSVQRRHQKIIEEAPAPNISEKFRASLGQAAVSAARAVGYYNAGTVEFIVDTESDQFYFMEMNTRLQVEHPVTEMIVGQDLVEWQIRVANGEPLPISQAEVPLLGHAFEARIYAENVPKGFLPATGVLNHYRPVAVSSSAVRVETGVEQGDTVSMHYDPMIAKLVVSGGNRGEALVKLKDCLSNFQVAGVPTNINFLQKLASHKEFAVGNVETHFIEHHRTDLFADESNPAAAEMAYKAAKHSAALVAACVSAIEHSSWNESNHGKLPSIWHSHPPFRVHHEAKQTIELEWDNECEGTGSNLVSLGVINQPDGSYLIQEGSDSPSLEVRVTRAGGNCDFRVEAAGLSMNVTIAAYLKDGYKHIHIWRGSEHHQFKQKVGIEFSGDEEGVQHRTSSETSSHPPGTVVAPMAGLVVKVLVENEAKVDQGQPVLVMEAMKMEHVVKAPSSGSIQDLKVKAGQQVSDGSALFRIKG from the exons ATGTCGATGACGATATGGGCACTTCGCCGTGACgttcgccggaaaagttactCGATCCTCGTCAGATACATCTCCGGCTCTTCATCTTCTGGAAGATCTTCGGTCAAGCCTAATGAGCAGTGTATCGAGAAGGTTCTAGTGGCGAACAGAGGCGAGATCGCTTGCCGGATCATGAGAACTGCGAAGCGTCTAGGGATTCAGACCGTCGCTGTTTACAGCGACGCTGACAGAGACTCTCTCCACGTGAAATCTGCCGACGAGGCCGTACGAATCGGCCCTCCTCCGGCTCGGCTCAGTTACCTCAGCGCCGCCGCTATCATGGAGGCAGCGGCTCGAACCGGCGCACAG gCAATACACCCTGGCTACGGGTTCTTGTCGGAAAGTTCGGACTTTGCTCAGCTCTGTGAAGATTCGGGACTAACATTCATTGGACCTCCAGCATCTGCAATTAGAGACATGGGTGATAAAAG TGCATCCAAGAGAATAATGGGGGCTGCTGGAGTTCCTCTCGTGCCTGGGTATCATGGCCATGAGCAAGATATTGATCATATGAAGTCAGAAGCGGGAAAGATTGGATACCCTATTATAATCAAACCAACACATGGAGGTGGGGGAAAG GGAATGAGGATAGTGCAAAGTGAGAAGGATTTTGCTGACTCGTTTTTGGGGGCTCAACGTGAGGCTGCTGCTTCTTTTGGCGTTAACACAATTCTTCTCGAGAAATACATCACTCGACCGAGGCATATAGAAGTCCAG GTATTTGGTGACAAACATGGGAATGTTCTTCATCTTTACGAAAGGGATTGCAGTGTACAAAGAAGACACCAAAAGATTATTGAAGAAGCTCCTGCG CCTAATATATCTGAAAAGTTCCGGGCTAGCTTAGGCCAAGCTGCTGTCTCTGCTGCACGG GCAGTTGGATATTACAATGCTGGGACGGTGGAGTTCATAGTTGACACTGAGTCtgatcaattttattttatggagATGAACACCCGTCTCCAG GTTGAGCATCCTGTAACTGAGATGATTGTTGGTCAAGATCTTGTGGAATGGCAGATTCGTGTTGCCAATGGGGAACCTCTCCCCATTAGCCAAGCCGAGGTGCCATTGTTAG GTCATGCCTTTGAGGCGAGGATATATGCTGAAAATGTTCCAAAGGGATTTCTTCCTGCAACTGGAGTCCTCAATCATTATCGCCCTGTTGCAGTCTCATCATCAG CAGTTCGGGTGGAAACTGGAGTTGAGCAAGGAGACACTGTTAGCATGCACTATGATCCTATGATTGCAAAGCTTGTTGTATCTGGAGGCAATCGCGGCGAAGCTTTAGTGAAACTTAAGGACTGCTTGTCTAACTTTCAG GTAGCAGGTGTACCTACAAACATAAATTTCCTTCAAAAACTTGCTAGTCACAAAGAGTTTGCAGTGGGCAACGTAGAAACTCATTTTATAGAGCACCATAGAACCGATCTATTCGCTGATGAAAGCAATCCAGCTGCAGCGGAAATGGCATACAAGGCAGCTAAGCATAGTGCAGCTTTGGTAGCTGCTTGTGTATCCGCAATCGAGCATTCTTCTTGGAATGAAAGTAACCATG GGAAGCTTCCATCAATATGGCATTCTCATCCTCCTTTTAGAGTCCATCATGAAGCCAAGCAAACGATTGAGCTTGAGTGGGACAACGAATGCGAGGGAACTGGCTCGAACCTTGTATCACTCGGCGTAATAAATCAACCAGATGGAAGCTATCTCATACAGGAAGGCAGTGATTCTCCAAGTTTAGAAGTCAGAGTAACTCGAGCAGGAGGAAACTGCGATTTTAGAGTTGAAGCGGCCGGGTTGAGCATGAACGTTACTATAGCCGCGTACTTGAAG GATGGTTATAAACACATCCATATATGGCGCGGTTCAGAACACCACCAGTTCAAGCAGAAGGTTGGGATTGAATTCTCTGGAGATGAAGAAGGTGTCCAACACAGAACGAGCTCAGAAACATCATCACACCCTCCAGGAACCGTTGTGGCCCCCATGGCTGGTTTGGTAGTGAAGGTCCTGGTCGAAAACGAAGCCAAAGTAGATCAAGGTCAACCAGTATTAGTCATGGAGGCAATGAAGATGGAG CATGTTGTGAAAGCACCGTCTTCTGGAAGCATACAGGACCTCAAAGTTAAAGCAGGCCAACAGGTTTCAGATGGAAGTGCTCTATTCAGGATCAAAG GGTAA